In one Nocardia tengchongensis genomic region, the following are encoded:
- the cysT gene encoding sulfate ABC transporter permease subunit CysT, translating to MRSWFRVTGSVGPLGIGTSVLWLSIIVLLPLAALTAKSLENGWSGFWDAVTAPAALDALKVTVLVSIVVTLINVVMGTLIAWVLVRDEFPGKGVVNALIDLPFALPTIVASIVLLALYGPQSPFDIHLNATQPGLVVALAFVTLPFVVRAVQPVLIEADKDVEQAAASLGADNWTTFRTIILPTLAPAIVSGSGLAFARAIGEYGSVVLIGGGIPKKTQMASQYIQQQIEVDRPVNAAAVSVVLLAISLATLFVLRVTSERLARRDRES from the coding sequence ATTCGGTCCTGGTTCCGGGTGACCGGGTCGGTGGGTCCGCTCGGCATCGGCACCTCGGTGCTGTGGCTCAGCATCATCGTGCTGCTGCCGCTGGCGGCGCTGACCGCCAAGTCCCTGGAGAACGGCTGGTCCGGTTTCTGGGACGCGGTGACCGCGCCCGCGGCCCTGGACGCGCTGAAGGTGACGGTCCTGGTGTCCATCGTCGTCACGTTGATCAACGTGGTGATGGGCACCCTGATCGCCTGGGTGCTGGTGCGCGACGAGTTCCCGGGCAAGGGTGTGGTGAACGCGCTCATCGACCTGCCGTTCGCGTTGCCCACCATCGTGGCCAGCATCGTGCTGCTGGCCCTCTACGGTCCGCAGTCGCCGTTCGACATTCACCTCAATGCCACCCAGCCGGGTCTGGTGGTGGCGCTGGCCTTCGTGACGCTGCCGTTCGTGGTGCGCGCGGTGCAGCCGGTGCTGATCGAGGCGGACAAGGATGTGGAGCAGGCGGCCGCGTCGCTGGGCGCGGACAACTGGACCACCTTCCGCACCATCATCCTGCCGACGCTGGCGCCGGCGATCGTGAGCGGTTCGGGCCTGGCCTTCGCGCGCGCGATCGGCGAGTACGGCTCGGTGGTGCTGATCGGCGGCGGCATTCCGAAGAAGACGCAGATGGCTTCGCAGTACATCCAGCAGCAGATCGAGGTGGATCGTCCGGTGAACGCGGCGGCGGTGTCGGTGGTGCTGCTGGCGATCTCGCTGGCGACGCTGTTCGTCCTGCGGGTCACCTCCGAACGGCTCGCGCGCCGGGATCGGGAGTCGTAG
- a CDS encoding sulfate ABC transporter substrate-binding protein produces MSRNIRLSRRSTFAVALTAVAATVLTACSGGASDTKDEGAAAGGGGNINLFAYSVAKAAYDKVIPVYNKTDAGKGTQFQASYGPSGDQSRKVKDGAEADVVSFSVEPDITRLVDSGQVDAGWNADANKGVPFGSVVVIAVRKGNPKGIKNWDDLLKPGIEVVTPNPFSSGAAKWNLLAPYAAKSEGGKNAQAGLDYLTQLLGHVHVQPKSGREATDTFLQGTGDVLLSYENEAIFSETKGDPIEHVVPDTTFRIDNPVAVLKNAKNLKNAIAFRDFLYTKDAQKAFAEAGFRPVDPQVRADNAKSFPTPQKLYTIDDLGGWKTVDKELFTPNTGSVAQIYDKATK; encoded by the coding sequence ATGTCCCGCAATATTCGTCTGTCTCGCCGATCTACTTTCGCCGTCGCTCTCACCGCGGTCGCGGCCACCGTGCTCACCGCGTGCAGCGGCGGCGCGTCCGACACCAAGGACGAGGGTGCGGCGGCCGGTGGCGGCGGCAACATCAACCTGTTCGCGTACTCGGTCGCGAAGGCTGCTTACGACAAGGTGATTCCGGTCTACAACAAGACCGACGCCGGCAAGGGCACCCAGTTCCAGGCTTCCTACGGTCCCTCGGGCGATCAGTCCCGCAAGGTGAAGGACGGGGCCGAGGCCGATGTGGTGAGCTTCTCGGTCGAGCCCGACATCACCCGCCTGGTGGATTCCGGTCAGGTGGACGCCGGCTGGAACGCCGACGCCAACAAGGGCGTCCCGTTCGGCTCGGTGGTCGTCATCGCGGTCCGCAAGGGCAACCCGAAGGGCATCAAGAACTGGGACGATCTGCTCAAGCCGGGCATCGAGGTGGTCACCCCCAACCCGTTCAGCTCGGGTGCGGCCAAGTGGAACCTGCTGGCCCCCTACGCCGCCAAGAGCGAGGGCGGCAAGAACGCGCAGGCCGGTCTGGACTACCTGACCCAGCTGCTGGGCCACGTGCACGTGCAGCCCAAGTCGGGTCGTGAGGCCACCGACACCTTCCTGCAGGGCACCGGCGACGTGCTGCTCAGCTACGAGAACGAGGCCATCTTCTCCGAGACCAAGGGCGACCCGATCGAGCACGTGGTGCCCGACACCACCTTCCGCATCGACAACCCGGTCGCGGTGCTCAAGAACGCCAAGAACCTGAAGAACGCCATCGCCTTCCGCGACTTCCTCTACACCAAGGACGCCCAGAAGGCGTTCGCCGAGGCCGGTTTCCGTCCGGTCGACCCGCAGGTGCGCGCCGACAACGCCAAGAGCTTCCCGACCCCGCAGAAGCTGTACACCATCGACGACCTCGGCGGCTGGAAGACCGTGGACAAGGAGCTGTTCACGCCGAACACCGGTTCGGTGGCGCAGATCTACGACAAGGCCACCAAGTAG
- a CDS encoding Ms4533A family Cys-rich leader peptide yields MLSSVVPQIRHELALIAVGCLAVADIHCR; encoded by the coding sequence GTGCTGTCGAGCGTTGTTCCCCAGATCCGCCATGAATTGGCGTTGATCGCTGTGGGCTGCCTCGCGGTCGCGGACATTCACTGTCGCTGA
- a CDS encoding M48 family metallopeptidase, translating into MTAPARIRREFPGISTRAWEHPADRTALVGLRQLSGFDTLLRTLSGLLQERQHRLMYLATAVRVDERQFKNIHQLRADAVKILDAQRTPEMYVLQEPTANSFTIGMDRPFIVLTTGLLDLLDPEELRFVVGHELGHALSGHAVYRTMLMHLMRIADGIGWMPVGGWAVRAIVAALMEWSRKSELSGDRAGLLVGQDVEASVRVHMKLAGGSRVDEMSHAAFLAQADDYDRAGDLRDGVLKLLNLELASHPFSVLRAAELRRWIAGGEYNRVLDGQYPRREQDKDARISEEIKHAARSYKESFDQSEDPLIRTVRNLSRDVGATVGTVGQEVGETLSKIGKRIRGEASE; encoded by the coding sequence ATGACCGCGCCCGCCCGCATCCGCCGGGAGTTTCCCGGCATCTCCACTCGCGCCTGGGAGCACCCGGCCGACCGCACCGCACTGGTCGGTCTACGGCAGCTCAGTGGCTTCGACACGCTGCTGCGCACGCTGTCCGGCCTGCTGCAGGAACGCCAGCACCGGCTCATGTACCTGGCCACCGCGGTGCGGGTGGACGAACGGCAGTTCAAGAACATCCACCAGCTGCGCGCGGACGCGGTGAAGATCCTCGACGCGCAACGCACGCCGGAGATGTACGTGCTGCAGGAGCCGACGGCCAACTCCTTCACCATCGGCATGGACCGGCCCTTCATCGTGCTCACCACCGGCCTGCTGGACCTGCTCGACCCCGAGGAGCTGCGTTTCGTGGTCGGCCACGAGCTCGGGCACGCGCTGTCCGGGCACGCGGTCTACCGGACCATGCTCATGCACCTCATGCGGATCGCCGACGGCATCGGCTGGATGCCGGTGGGCGGCTGGGCGGTTCGCGCGATCGTGGCGGCGTTGATGGAGTGGAGCCGCAAGTCCGAACTGTCCGGGGACCGGGCGGGGCTCCTGGTCGGGCAGGACGTGGAGGCGTCGGTGCGGGTGCACATGAAGCTCGCCGGCGGCTCCCGGGTGGACGAGATGAGCCACGCCGCGTTCCTGGCCCAGGCCGACGACTATGACCGCGCGGGCGACCTGCGCGACGGCGTGCTGAAGCTGCTGAATCTGGAGCTGGCCAGCCACCCGTTCTCGGTGCTGCGGGCCGCCGAACTGCGGCGCTGGATCGCCGGCGGCGAATACAACCGGGTCCTCGACGGCCAGTACCCGCGCCGCGAGCAGGACAAGGACGCCCGCATCAGCGAGGAGATCAAGCACGCGGCCCGGTCGTACAAGGAGAGCTTCGACCAGTCCGAGGACCCCCTGATCCGCACCGTGCGCAACCTCAGCCGCGATGTCGGGGCCACGGTCGGCACCGTGGGTCAGGAAGTCGGAGAGACACTCTCGAAGATCGGGAAACGGATCCGCGGCGAGGCATCCGAATGA
- a CDS encoding glycoside hydrolase family 15 protein, giving the protein MHHSVYPPIDDYAFLSDCETNCLIARNGAVEWMCVPRPDSPSIFGAMLDRSAGHFRIGPYGRNVPAARRYLPGGLIVETTWQTETGWLIVRDALVLGPWHNNRSRSRSHKRTPMDWDAEHMLLRTVKCVNGVVELEMSCEPAFDYHNGPALWEYSGNVYEQATASSNIEGCPTLTITTDLRLGLEGREARARTRMKEGDEVFVALSWSDLEPPHTFAEAADKMWQTTECWRQWITLGRFPDHPWRGYLQRSALTLKGLTYAPTGALLAAATTSLPETPGGERNWDYRYTWVRDSSFALWGLYTLGLDREADDFFAFLHDVTTDDEGKPTPLQVLYGIGGEREITESELPHLFGYDGARPVRIGNGAYNQEQHDIWGTILDSVYLHVKSRQQVPETLWPMLERQVHAAIENWRNPDRGIWEVRGEPQHFTSSKVMCWVALDRGAKLAELHGEMDYAKKWHDIADEIRADILDNGVNAEGVFTQSYGSDTLDASLLLVVLTRFLPPTDHRVRATVLAIADRLTENGLVLRYRTETTDDGLSGEEGSFTICSFWLVSALVEIGELQRARQLCERLLGYASPLKLYAEEIDSRTGRHLGNFPQAFTHLALINAVMHVIRAEESRHTGQFHPAHPGR; this is encoded by the coding sequence ATGCATCATTCCGTGTACCCGCCCATCGACGACTACGCCTTCCTGTCCGACTGCGAGACCAACTGCCTCATCGCCCGCAACGGCGCGGTGGAGTGGATGTGCGTGCCGCGCCCGGACTCCCCCAGCATCTTCGGGGCCATGCTGGACCGCAGCGCCGGGCATTTCCGGATCGGCCCCTACGGCCGCAATGTGCCCGCCGCGCGCCGCTATCTGCCCGGCGGGCTGATCGTCGAAACCACCTGGCAGACCGAGACCGGCTGGCTCATCGTGCGCGACGCGCTCGTCCTGGGCCCGTGGCACAACAATCGCTCACGCAGCCGCAGCCACAAGCGCACGCCCATGGACTGGGATGCCGAGCACATGCTGCTGCGCACCGTGAAATGCGTCAACGGTGTCGTCGAACTCGAGATGAGCTGCGAACCCGCATTCGACTATCACAACGGCCCGGCCCTCTGGGAGTACAGCGGCAACGTCTACGAACAAGCAACTGCCAGTAGCAATATCGAGGGCTGCCCGACACTGACGATCACCACCGATCTGCGACTGGGCCTGGAAGGCCGGGAGGCGCGCGCCCGGACCCGGATGAAGGAGGGCGACGAGGTCTTCGTCGCGCTGTCCTGGTCGGATCTGGAACCGCCGCACACCTTCGCCGAAGCGGCGGACAAGATGTGGCAGACCACCGAATGCTGGCGTCAGTGGATCACGCTGGGGCGCTTCCCCGATCATCCGTGGCGCGGGTACCTGCAGCGCAGCGCGCTGACGCTGAAAGGCCTCACCTACGCGCCGACCGGGGCGCTGCTCGCCGCCGCCACCACCTCGCTCCCGGAAACACCAGGCGGCGAACGGAATTGGGATTACCGCTACACCTGGGTGCGCGACTCGTCGTTCGCCCTGTGGGGCCTGTACACCCTCGGCCTGGATCGCGAGGCCGACGACTTCTTCGCCTTCCTGCACGACGTCACCACCGACGACGAGGGCAAACCCACACCGCTGCAGGTGCTCTACGGCATCGGCGGGGAACGCGAGATCACCGAATCCGAACTCCCCCACCTGTTCGGCTACGACGGCGCGCGGCCGGTGCGCATCGGCAACGGCGCCTACAACCAGGAACAGCACGACATCTGGGGCACCATCCTGGATTCGGTGTACCTGCACGTGAAATCGCGTCAGCAGGTGCCGGAAACCCTGTGGCCCATGCTCGAACGACAGGTGCACGCCGCGATCGAGAACTGGCGCAACCCCGATCGCGGGATCTGGGAGGTGCGCGGCGAGCCGCAGCACTTCACCTCTTCCAAGGTCATGTGCTGGGTGGCCCTGGACCGCGGCGCGAAACTGGCCGAGCTGCACGGGGAAATGGACTACGCCAAGAAGTGGCACGACATCGCCGACGAGATCCGCGCCGACATCCTCGACAACGGCGTCAACGCCGAGGGCGTGTTCACCCAGAGCTACGGCAGCGACACCCTCGACGCCTCCCTGCTGCTGGTGGTGCTGACCCGCTTCCTGCCGCCGACCGACCACCGGGTGCGGGCCACCGTGCTCGCCATCGCCGACCGCCTCACCGAGAACGGCCTGGTGCTGCGCTACCGCACCGAGACCACCGACGACGGGCTGTCCGGCGAGGAGGGCTCGTTCACCATCTGCTCGTTCTGGCTGGTGTCGGCGCTGGTGGAAATCGGTGAGCTGCAACGGGCCCGGCAGCTGTGCGAGCGGCTGCTCGGCTACGCCAGCCCGCTCAAGCTCTACGCCGAGGAGATCGACTCGCGCACCGGACGGCACCTGGGCAACTTCCCGCAGGCGTTCACCCACCTGGCGTTGATCAATGCCGTCATGCACGTGATCAGGGCCGAGGAGTCCCGGCACACCGGACAGTTCCATCCGGCGCACCCGGGACGCTGA